From the genome of Proteus vulgaris, one region includes:
- the prfA gene encoding peptide chain release factor 1: MKPSIVAKLEALQERYEEIQALLSEADVIASQERFRALSKEYSQLTDVTACFSQWRKVQDDIEAAEMMLDDPEMKEMAQEELKEAQALNDDLEQQLQVLLLPKDPDDEFNCFLEIRAGTGGDEAALFAGDLFRMYSRYAESRRWRIEVMNANEGEHGGYKEVIAKVVGDGAYGVLKFESGGHRVQRVPETESQGRIHTSACTVAVLAEVPEAELPDISPSDLRIDTFRSSGAGGQHVNTTDSAIRITHIPTGIVVECQDERSQHKNKAKAMSVLGARIRAAEMQKRQEAEASERRNLLGSGDRSDRIRTYNFPQGRVTDHRINLTFYRLDEVMEGKLDPLIQPIVTEYQADQLSALSELN; this comes from the coding sequence ATGAAGCCTTCTATTGTCGCTAAGTTGGAAGCTCTACAAGAGCGTTATGAAGAAATTCAGGCACTTCTGTCAGAAGCCGATGTGATTGCCTCTCAGGAGCGTTTTCGTGCGCTTTCAAAAGAATACTCTCAATTAACCGACGTCACGGCTTGTTTTAGTCAATGGCGGAAAGTGCAAGACGACATCGAAGCAGCAGAAATGATGCTTGATGATCCTGAAATGAAAGAGATGGCGCAAGAAGAGCTGAAAGAAGCGCAAGCACTAAACGATGATTTAGAGCAACAGTTACAAGTGCTGTTATTGCCTAAAGATCCTGATGATGAATTTAACTGTTTCCTTGAAATTCGAGCAGGAACAGGAGGGGATGAAGCCGCATTATTTGCGGGTGATTTATTCCGTATGTATAGCCGTTATGCAGAATCACGTCGCTGGCGTATTGAAGTCATGAATGCTAACGAAGGTGAGCATGGTGGCTATAAAGAAGTCATTGCAAAAGTAGTGGGTGATGGCGCTTATGGGGTATTGAAATTTGAATCAGGCGGTCACCGTGTTCAACGTGTACCAGAAACCGAATCTCAAGGTCGTATTCATACCTCGGCTTGTACGGTTGCAGTATTAGCTGAAGTGCCAGAAGCTGAGTTACCTGATATTAGTCCAAGCGATTTGCGTATTGATACATTCCGTTCGTCAGGTGCGGGTGGTCAGCACGTTAACACCACTGATTCTGCAATTCGTATCACGCATATTCCAACGGGTATTGTGGTGGAATGTCAGGATGAGCGTTCACAGCACAAAAACAAAGCCAAAGCGATGTCTGTATTAGGTGCGCGTATTCGTGCTGCTGAAATGCAAAAACGTCAAGAAGCAGAAGCGTCTGAACGTCGTAACTTATTAGGCTCTGGTGATCGTTCTGACCGTATTAGAACGTATAACTTCCCACAAGGGCGAGTTACAGATCACCGTATCAACCTCACATTTTATCGTTTAGATGAAGTGATGGAAGGAAAATTAGATCCTCTAATTCAGCCTATTGTCACTGAGTATCAAGCGGACCAACTTTCTGCACTTTCTGAGTTAAATTAA
- the prmC gene encoding peptide chain release factor N(5)-glutamine methyltransferase: protein MNYEQWLRQAALQLIESDSPKRDAEILLGHVTQRARTYLMAFNETLLSQDELTQLSQLLTRRIKGEPIAYLVGEREFWSLPLKVSPATLIPRPDTECLVEQALEKLPTVPTTILDLGTGTGAIALAMASERPDCHIIGVDFQAEAVALAQENATRLALNNTEFMESCWFSSLSGYQFGMIISNPPYIDENDEHIHQGDVRFEPLTALVAGNNGFADIEIIIETARQFLTDNGWVLLEHGWQQGEGVRKIFTDKGYCCVETFRDYGGNERVTVGRWNYDRNHS from the coding sequence ATGAATTATGAACAATGGCTGCGTCAAGCAGCCTTGCAATTAATTGAAAGTGACAGCCCTAAACGTGATGCTGAAATTCTACTTGGGCACGTAACACAACGTGCTCGAACGTACTTAATGGCTTTTAATGAAACGTTGCTTTCACAAGATGAATTAACACAATTATCGCAACTACTTACTCGACGTATTAAAGGTGAACCTATCGCTTATTTAGTAGGCGAAAGAGAATTTTGGTCACTGCCTTTAAAAGTCTCACCTGCAACATTAATTCCTCGACCTGATACCGAATGTCTTGTTGAACAAGCGTTAGAAAAACTGCCAACAGTGCCAACAACTATTCTTGATTTAGGAACGGGAACGGGGGCTATTGCACTTGCTATGGCATCAGAGCGCCCTGATTGCCATATTATTGGTGTGGATTTTCAAGCCGAAGCCGTGGCGTTAGCGCAAGAGAATGCGACCCGCTTAGCATTAAACAACACAGAATTTATGGAAAGTTGCTGGTTTAGTTCACTCTCTGGGTATCAATTTGGTATGATAATTAGTAATCCTCCTTACATAGATGAAAATGATGAGCATATTCATCAGGGGGATGTTCGTTTTGAACCTTTAACCGCGTTAGTCGCTGGTAATAACGGTTTTGCTGATATCGAAATTATCATCGAAACCGCCCGTCAGTTTTTAACTGATAATGGCTGGGTATTACTGGAACACGGTTGGCAGCAAGGTGAGGGTGTTCGCAAAATTTTTACTGATAAGGGTTACTGCTGTGTGGAAACTTTCCGTGATTATGGCGGTAATGAGCGAGTGACAGTAGGTCGTTGGAATTATGATAGAAACCATAGCTGA
- the sirB1 gene encoding invasion regulator SirB1, giving the protein METIADYEFNKAPLVKGMILISQAIRPDFPTTSVGYQLAQLVEQAEAEIPKQGNIKEQIEALLKLFYKQWHFSGASGKYCLSDTLWLDKVLATHVGSPVSLGSILIYIAQALNLPLAPVIFPTQLIIRIDIPNEKTLFLNPINGEYLSQHTLEVWLKGNVGNNSVLLEADLEESEYSSIIRKLLDTLKVSLMEEKNMEQALKASETVLMFDPEDPYEIRDRGLIFAQLECHHVAISDLNYFVEQCPEDPISEMIKIQIHSIEQNPVVLH; this is encoded by the coding sequence ATAGAAACCATAGCTGATTACGAATTTAATAAAGCCCCTTTAGTGAAGGGCATGATCCTTATCTCTCAGGCTATTCGACCTGATTTTCCGACCACTTCTGTTGGTTATCAACTAGCACAACTTGTTGAGCAAGCAGAAGCTGAAATTCCTAAGCAAGGAAACATCAAAGAACAAATAGAAGCATTACTAAAACTGTTTTATAAGCAGTGGCACTTTAGTGGTGCAAGTGGTAAATATTGTCTTTCCGATACTTTATGGTTAGATAAAGTATTAGCGACACATGTGGGTTCTCCTGTTTCACTAGGTTCGATTCTTATTTATATCGCACAAGCGTTAAACCTGCCGTTAGCTCCTGTTATTTTTCCTACACAACTTATCATCAGAATAGATATTCCCAATGAAAAAACGTTATTTTTAAACCCAATAAATGGCGAATATCTATCACAACATACCTTAGAAGTTTGGTTAAAAGGGAATGTAGGAAATAATTCGGTGTTACTAGAGGCCGATTTAGAAGAATCAGAATACAGCTCCATTATTCGCAAGCTGCTAGATACCTTGAAAGTGTCTTTAATGGAAGAAAAGAATATGGAACAAGCGTTAAAAGCCAGTGAAACGGTATTAATGTTTGATCCTGAAGATCCCTATGAGATACGTGATCGTGGACTGATTTTTGCTCAGTTAGAGTGTCATCATGTGGCCATTTCCGACTTAAACTATTTTGTTGAGCAATGTCCCGAAGATCCAATTTCAGAAATGATCAAAATTCAAATTCATTCGATAGAGCAAAATCCAGTTGTTCTACATTAA